One genomic window of Roseobacter ponti includes the following:
- the ilvC gene encoding ketol-acid reductoisomerase produces MRVYYDRDCDVNLIKDMKVAILGYGSQGHAHALNLRDSGAKNLAVALREGSPSAAKAEGEGLTVMGIAEAAAWADLIMFTMPDELQAETYRKYVHENIREGAAIAFAHGLNVHFGLIEPKEGVDVIMMAPKGPGHTVRGEYAKGGGVPCLVAVDKDASGRALEIGLSYCSAIGGGRSGIIETNFREECETDLFGEQAVLCGGLVELIRMGFETLVEAGYAPEMAYFECLHEVKLIVDLIYEGGIANMNYSISNTAEYGEYVSGPRVLPYDETKARMKAILDDIQTGKFVRDFMQENAVGQPFFKGTRRRNDEHQIEETGEKLRGMMPWISAGKMVDKSRN; encoded by the coding sequence ATGCGCGTTTATTACGATCGCGATTGCGATGTGAACCTCATCAAAGACATGAAAGTCGCCATTCTGGGATATGGCTCGCAGGGCCATGCCCACGCGCTGAACCTGCGCGACAGCGGTGCCAAGAACCTTGCTGTTGCACTGCGCGAAGGCTCGCCCTCCGCCGCCAAAGCCGAAGGCGAAGGCCTGACCGTGATGGGCATCGCCGAAGCGGCCGCCTGGGCGGATCTGATCATGTTCACCATGCCAGACGAGCTGCAGGCCGAAACGTATCGCAAGTACGTACATGAAAACATCCGCGAGGGTGCAGCGATTGCCTTTGCGCACGGTCTGAACGTGCACTTCGGCCTGATTGAGCCCAAAGAGGGCGTTGACGTGATCATGATGGCGCCCAAAGGCCCCGGTCACACCGTGCGTGGCGAATACGCCAAAGGTGGTGGTGTGCCCTGCCTTGTTGCTGTCGATAAAGACGCTTCCGGCCGTGCGCTTGAAATCGGCCTGTCCTACTGCTCCGCCATCGGCGGCGGCCGGTCGGGCATCATCGAGACCAACTTCCGTGAGGAATGCGAAACTGACCTCTTCGGTGAGCAGGCCGTTCTCTGTGGTGGTCTGGTCGAGCTGATCCGGATGGGCTTTGAAACGCTGGTTGAGGCGGGCTATGCGCCCGAGATGGCCTATTTCGAGTGTCTGCACGAGGTGAAACTGATCGTGGACCTGATCTATGAAGGCGGCATCGCCAACATGAACTACTCGATCTCGAATACAGCGGAATACGGTGAATATGTCTCCGGTCCGCGGGTCCTGCCTTATGATGAGACAAAGGCACGCATGAAAGCGATCCTTGATGACATCCAGACCGGTAAATTCGTGCGTGACTTCATGCAGGAGAACGCCGTGGGTCAGCCGTTCTTCAAGGGCACGCGCCGTCGCAATGACGAGCACCAGATCGAAGAAACCGGCGAGAAGCTGCGCGGCATGATGCCGTGGATCTCTGCCGGCAAAATGGTCGACAAATCACGCAACTGA